Proteins encoded together in one Amblyomma americanum isolate KBUSLIRL-KWMA chromosome 1, ASM5285725v1, whole genome shotgun sequence window:
- the LOC144116132 gene encoding ATP-binding cassette sub-family A member 17-like: protein MMPVYIAAKAENKTARLLYPLQPFHETGFYEAVSMVIQGTLYLAILSLADAQAFYNLRWYLARRFHGGEESDEAPEQQRGPRLVAVSMDPEVEREGNLVNQVCRTKAFKDVAMVIRNMQKAVGFITPAKVLDGVSILLNRGECLGLVGINNSGKSTLLEVLVGLQVPTGGGAHTAALSLGVDLRAWQQCIGYAPDGISEANMPALTVGELLDLMARLRGVLWRRQAVLGALSLVGRLKEDQMINKCSHGEMKMLLIVAAVMGVPPVVLLDEPYSDVEPLYRNEIIRMVQVLKGAQAMSIIMTSHRMSHCEVLCDRVAVMEAGKIEALGDALQMNQKYGRIYIVTLRLPPERRFDYQFQRILVDMMQEEFHQCSFGYNYKGMMSFRVGKTYTSWSELFTKMVAFKSNQELPEFSVCDITLEHIFVGLARRQILITGVRPHNYLSGGLSRLPSRVETPRRTY from the exons ATGATGCCCGTGTACATCGCAGCAAAAGCTGAAAACAAGACAGCCCGCCTTCTGTACCCGCTGCAGCCGTTCCACGAGACCGGCTTCTACGAGGCCGTAAGCATGGTCATCCAGGGCACGCTCTACCTGGCCATACTCTCGCTGGCGGATGCGCAGGCCTTCTACAACTTGCGTTG GTACTTGGCCCGCCGCTTTCATGGTGGCGAGGAGTCCGACGAGGCACCCGAGCAGCAGAGGGGCCCCCGGCTCGTCGCCGTCAGCATGGACCCCGAAGTCGAGAGGGAAGGGAACCTAGTCAACCAGGTCTGCCGAACCAAGGCTTTCAAGGACGTTGCCATGGTTATCCGCAACATGCAGAAGGCCGTAGGCTTTATCACCCCG GCCAAGGTCCTGGATGGCGTTAGCATCCTACTCAATCGCGGCGAGTGCCTCGGCCTGGTGGGCATCAACAACTCGGGCAAGAGCACGCTCCTGGAGGTGCTGGTGGGGCTCCAGGTGCCCACGGGAGGTGGAGCCCACACGGCGGCCCTCTCCCTGGGTGTGGACCTGCGCGCCTGGCAGCAGTGCATCGGCTACGCCCCGGACGGCATCAGCGAGGCGAACATGCCGGCACTCACGGTGGGCGAGTTGCTGGATCTGATGGCCAGGCTGCGCGGTGTCTTGTGGAGACGCCAGGCTGTGCTGGGCGCACTGTCCCTCGTCGGGAGGCTCAAAGAAGACCAGATGATTAATAAATGCAG CCACGGCGAAATGAAGATGCTGCTCATAGTAGCGGCGGTGATGGGCGTGCCGCCCGTTGTGCTGCTGGACGAGCCGTACTCGGACGTCGAGCCGCTCTACCGCAACGAGATCATCCGCATGGTGCAGGTGCTCAAGGGAGCGCAGGCCATGTCCATCATCATGACCTCGCACCG CATGTCCCACTGCGAAGTTCTGTGCGATCGCGTGGCCGTCATGGAAGCCGGGAAGATCGAGGCGCTGGGCGACGCGCTCCAGATGAACCAGAAGTACGGCCGCATCTACATCGTCACTCTGCGCCTGCCGCCGGAGAGGCGCTTCGACTACCAGTTCCAGCGCATCCTCGTAGACATGATGCAGGAGGAGTTCCACCAGTGCAGCTTTGGTTACAATTACAAG GGGATGATGAGTTTCCGCGTGGGCAAAACGTACACGAGCTGGAGTGAGCTCTTCACCAAGATGGTCGCCTTCAAGAGCAACCAGGAGCTGCCGGAGTTCTCGGTCTGCGACATCACGCTCGAGCACATCTTCGTGGGGCTGGCGCGGCGCCAGATCCTCATCACGGGTGTGCGGCCACACAACTACCTCAGCGGAGGCCTGAGCAGACTGCCTTCGCGCGTCGAGACGCCCCGCCGCACCTACTAG